A window of Pantoea agglomerans contains these coding sequences:
- the rppH gene encoding RNA pyrophosphohydrolase, which yields MIDDDGYRPNVGIVICNRQGQVLWARRFGQHSWQFPQGGINPGETAEQAMYRELFEEVGLHRKDVRILASTRNWLRYKLPKRLVRWDTKPVCIGQKQKWFLLQLMSSDADINVQHSSTPEFDGWRWVSFWYPVRQVVSFKRDVYRRVMKEFAGVVMSMQESAGQQRSAPAHRRKRG from the coding sequence GTGATCGATGATGATGGCTACCGCCCGAATGTTGGTATCGTAATCTGTAACAGGCAAGGACAAGTGTTGTGGGCCAGGCGCTTCGGACAGCACTCCTGGCAGTTTCCTCAGGGAGGCATCAATCCCGGTGAAACCGCCGAACAGGCGATGTATCGCGAACTGTTCGAAGAAGTGGGTTTACACCGTAAAGATGTTCGAATACTTGCATCTACCCGTAACTGGTTGCGCTACAAATTGCCAAAACGTTTGGTGCGTTGGGACACGAAGCCGGTGTGTATCGGCCAGAAACAAAAGTGGTTTCTTCTGCAGTTGATGAGCAGTGACGCGGATATCAATGTGCAACACAGCAGCACGCCGGAGTTCGACGGCTGGCGCTGGGTAAGCTTCTGGTATCCGGTGCGTCAGGTTGTCTCCTTTAAACGTGACGTCTACCGTCGCGTAATGAAGGAATTCGCTGGCGTGGTAATGTCGATGCAGGAGAGTGCGGGGCAGCAGCGCAGCGCGCCAGCCCATCGACGGAAAAGAGGATAG
- the mutH gene encoding DNA mismatch repair endonuclease MutH produces MFQLPDPPENESVLLARAHALAGQTLAALASQAALPMPADLKRDKGWVGMLLERYLGASAGSKAEQDFAHLGIELKTIPIDAQGKPLETTFVCVAPLTGNSGVTWETSHVRHKLAHVLWIPVEGDRAIPLAQRRVGAPLLWSPNEEEDRRLRHDWEELMDMIVLGQVERITARHGAWLQIRPKAANSRALTEGIGEHGEPIMTLPRGFYLKKSFTAPLLARHFLL; encoded by the coding sequence ATGTTCCAGCTCCCTGATCCGCCCGAAAATGAATCTGTTCTCCTGGCTCGCGCCCATGCGCTGGCGGGCCAGACGCTGGCAGCCCTGGCCTCGCAGGCCGCCTTGCCGATGCCGGCCGATCTGAAACGCGATAAAGGCTGGGTCGGCATGCTGCTGGAGCGCTATCTGGGCGCCAGCGCAGGCAGCAAGGCGGAGCAGGATTTCGCCCATCTCGGTATTGAACTCAAAACCATCCCCATTGACGCCCAGGGCAAACCGCTGGAAACCACCTTTGTCTGCGTGGCGCCGCTCACCGGAAACAGCGGCGTAACCTGGGAGACGAGCCATGTGCGCCACAAGCTGGCGCACGTGCTCTGGATCCCGGTGGAGGGCGATCGCGCGATCCCGCTCGCACAGCGCCGCGTCGGCGCGCCGCTGCTGTGGAGTCCGAACGAAGAGGAGGATCGCAGGCTGCGCCACGACTGGGAGGAGCTGATGGATATGATCGTGCTGGGCCAGGTCGAACGCATCACCGCGCGCCACGGTGCCTGGCTGCAGATCCGGCCGAAAGCCGCCAACAGCCGGGCGCTGACCGAGGGCATCGGCGAACACGGCGAGCCGATTATGACGCTGCCGCGCGGTTTCTACCTGAAAAAGAGCTTCACCGCCCCGCTGCTGGCGCGTCATTTTTTACTGTAA